Proteins encoded within one genomic window of Marasmius oreades isolate 03SP1 chromosome 6, whole genome shotgun sequence:
- a CDS encoding uncharacterized protein (MEROPS:MER0000356), with protein sequence MTRAYLITSSLLALSLSSTIYATPLSTYPNSNSNPPYRNFLEKAPLLQAEHYHGRINNSYMVVLKHESSRSVVDNHMNFLQSDHFTSSFQREHAGVRQIYDGGHIKGYAGEFSEDAIEQLRSRPEVEYVEVDQVVKVSETKTQSGAPWGLARISHRKRLSFGTFTKYLYEPNGGEGVDVYVIDTGIHIGHPEFEGRAKWGKTIPQNDVDEDGNGHGTHCAGTIASKAYGVAKGANVIAVKVLGSNGSGSMSDVVAGVEWAAKSAQAKLLKSQEEYRQTGKTNHKGSVSNMSLGGGKSQTLDAVVDAAVAGGMHFAVAAGNENRDACNSSPAASKNAVTVGASTLDDSRADFSNHGPCVDIFAPGQAIKSTWNDGSTNTISGTSMASPHTAGALAYLLSLYPSKTFNPLFSEELDLSEGAQKTFSTGSLYALARSALPSFISNYLPDPSLFAGESDVAPVPKTITPLQMKKALIALSTKDVLSGLPGNTVNLLLFNNATSY encoded by the exons ATGACTAGGGCTTATCTCATAACCTCCTCCCTGTTAGCCCTATCGCTCTCTTCAACTATCTACGCTACCCCACTCTCTACATATCCCAACTCCAACAGTAACCCTCCTTACCGTAACTTCCTTGAGAAGGCACCCCTCCTTCAAGCTGAGCACTACCATGGCAGAATTAACAACTCATACATGGTCGTCCTCAAACACGAATCTTCTCGGAGTGTGGTGGATAACCACATGAACTTTTTGCAGAGTGATCACTTTACCAGCTCATTCCAACGAGAGCACGCTGGTGTTCGCCAAATTTATGATGGTGGACATATCAAGGGGTACGCGGGGGAGTTCTCGGAGGACGCCATTGAACAGTTAAGGTCCAGGCCAGAGGTCGAATACGTCGAAGTAGACCAGGTTGTTAAGGTCAGCGAGACCAAAACCCAGTCTGGTGCACCTTGG GGCCTTGCTCGTATCAGTCACCGTAAACGACTGTCCTTTGGTACATTCACCAAATATCTCTATGAACCGAATGGTGGTGAAGGTGTTGACGTCTATGTCATTGATACCGGTATCCACATAGGACACCCCGAATTCGAGGGTCGTGCCAAATGGGGCAAGACGATTCCTCAGaacgatgtcgatgaggatGGGAATGGCCATGGTACCCACTGTGCTGGTACCATTGCATCGAAAGCATATGGTGTTGCCAAAGGTGCGAACGTCATTGCGGTGAAGGTCTTGGGCTCCAACGGAAGTGGCTCAATGTCGGATGTCGTTGCTGGGGTGGAATGGGCTGCCAAGTCAGCTCAGGCTAAGTTGCTCAAGTCACAGGAAGAGTACAGGCAGACAGGCAAAACCAACCACAAGGGGTCTGTTTCAAACATGAGTCTTGGTGGTGGAAAGTCCCAGACTTTGGATGCCGTTGTCGACGCGGCTGTTGCAGGTGGCATGCACTTTGCTGTCGCCGCAG GCAACGAGAACCGTGACGCTTGCAACTCGTCCCCTGCGGCGTCGAAGAATGCCGTCACTGTCGGCGCCTCTACCCTCGACGATTCGAGAGCAGACTTCTCTAACCATGGTCCTTGTGTTGACATCTTTGCTCCTG GTCAAGCAATCAAATCCACCTGGAACGATGGTTCGACCAACACCATCTCCGGAACTTCTATGGCTTCCCCGCACACGGCTGGCGCCTTGGCTTACCTCCTCTCCCTTTATCCCTCTAAGACTTTTAACCCTCTGTTTTCTGAAGAGCTCGACCTCAGTGAAGGAGCACAGAAGACCTTCTCGACCGGTTCCCTCTACGCTCTCGCCCGTTCTGCATTACCTTCCTTCATCTCAAATTATCTTCCGGATCCTTCCCTCTTTGCTGGTGAAAGTGATGTCGCCCCGGTTCCAAAGACGATTACTCCATtgcagatgaagaaggcATTGATTGCTCTTTCCACGAAGGATGTTTTGAGTGGACTACCAGGCAATACAGTCAACCTATTGTTGTTCAACAACGCCACTTCTTACTAA